The DNA window GGAACCGCTCCCAAAGTTCGGTGCGGACGGCGCGCGGCGCGGGGCCGACCGTCTTCCACTCCGCCTGCAGCTCGCGGATCCGCCGGCAGGCCGCGCCGACGTTCGCCGACTGGACGAGCGACTCGGCCTCGGTCACCAGCGCTTCGACGGCGGCCAGATTGGCGCCCGCCCCCTGCTCGTTCGCCTTCTCGAAGACGGCGTTCCCCGCGGCGCGGAAGCGGTCCCACAGTTCGGTCCGGACCGCCTTGGGCGGCGCGCCGATCGTCTTCCACTCCGCCTGCAGCTCGCGGATCCGGCGGCAGGCCGCGGCGAGATCCTCGGACGGAACGAGCGCCTCGGCCTCGGCGACGAGCGCCTCCTTCCGCCGGCGGTTCTCCTCCTGCTCGCGGCGCAGGTCCTTGTAGTGCTCGGCGCGCCGCTCGAAGATCGCCGCGCGCGCCGCGCCGAACCGCTTCCAGAGCGCCTCGTCGAACTCGCGCCCCGCGGAACCGGCCGCCTTCCACTCTTCCATCAGCGCGTCGAACGCCTCGGCCGCGCCCCGCCAGTCCTCCGAGTCGAGCAGCGCCTCGGCCCGGCCGCAGAGCGCCTCCTTCTTTCCCTTGGCGTCGTCGCGCTGCAGCGCGCGCCGCTCGAGGTCGAGCGCGCGGCGGTCGAAGAAGTGATTGAGCGCGCCGCGGAAGCGGCCCCACAGGACTTCGTCGAGATCGACTTCCGCCCCGTCGGGCGTCTCGGCCGGCGCCATGCCCGCCGAGCCGATCGACTTCCACTCTTCGCGGAACCCCTTGAGCGTCTCCGCGGTCGCCTTCCACGTCGTGGAGTCCTGCAGCTCCTCGGCGCGGCGGCAAAGGTCTTCCTTCTTCGCCCGCTCGACGACCTGCGCGTCGAGCACGGCCCGCTCCATCGCGTCGAGGCGGTCGGCGATCTCTTCGACTCCCGCGGCGCGCGCGGCGTCGCGCAGACGGCGCACGCGGTCGACGTAGAGGCCGGCGCGGGCGCCGGCGATCTTCGCCTCGAGGCGCGCCAGCTCGTCGCCCAGGCGGCGGCGCTGCGCGTCGGCGGTCGGCGCGGCGGGCTCGGCCGAGAGCGGCGCGGCGGCTTCGGTCGAGAGCGGCGCGGCGGGCTCGGCCGAAGCCGGCCCTTCCGGCGCCCCCTCGCGGGGCCGCTCTTCCGCGGAAGCTGCGGGCTGCGTCTGTCCGGCGGGTTGGGCAGTCGTTTCGGCGTCGGGGGTCGTGGAGGCGTTGTCGTCGCGGTCGTCGGTCATGGGGCGGAGACCTCGGTCGGTGAATTCGGAAATCGCTCAGTCGCGCGGGCGATGATACGACTTCGCGGCGTCGCGGTCCCGTCCCCTCCGTATCCTCTCCGCCGCGCGGCGCATCTCGAAGCGGACGCCGCGGCGCCGCGGCGGGCTGCGAGGGATAAGCTTACCGACTTGCAAGAGGCGCGTTCGCCGACTTACACTCCCGTCGTGCGAGGCTAGCCGAACGTGACGCAGGCGACGAAGGTCCTCACCGCGGTCTTTTTGGCCTTGGCGACCGTCCCCGCCGCGAAGGCGCTGTCGGACGACACCTGCCTCTCCTGTCATTCGACGAAGGACGCCTTCGCCGACGCCGGGGAACGGGCCGGACGGCTCGTCGTCCCCCCCGACGCCCTCAAGGGGTCGAAGCACGAGGGGTTCGCCTGCACCCAGTGCCACGCCGATCTGGCCAAGGACGACGCGCCGATCCCCCACCCGGCGCGGCTCGCGCCGGTCGACTGCGGCGCCTGCCACGCCGAGGTCGCCGAGACGCTCCGCAAGACCTCCGTCCACGCGTCGGGAATGAAGCCGCGCGAGGGGGCGAAGTCCCCCTGCGCCGACTGCCACGGCTCGCACCAGATCCGCGGCAAGGACGACGCCGCGGCGGCGATCAATCCGAAGCGGCTCGCCGACACCTGCGGCGCCTGCCACGCGGCGAAGGACGGCAAGGACGTCGTCGGCGAGTGGAAGCGCTCGATCCACGGGCGCGCCGTGCTCGTCTACGAGATCGCCGAGGCGCCGACCTGCGCCGCCTGCCACAAGCCGCACGAGATCCGGCGCATCGCCGATCCGGAGAACCCGCTCAATCGCCGCAACCGGATGAAGGTCTGCGCCTCCTGCCATCCCTCCGAATCGGCCGCCGTCCTGCGCGGCGCGCACGGCAAGGGCTGGGCCGCCGGCAACGCCGACGCGCCGGTCTGCACCGACTGCCACGGGGCCCACGACATCGACCGGCCGAACGAACGCGCGTCGCGCGTCTACGCCGGGCGCGTCGCCGCGACCTGCGGCCGCTGCCACGGCGACCCGGCGCTGGCCGCGCGCAACAACCTCAAGGCCGACCGCGTCTCGACCTACCAGAACTCGTACCACGGCAAGGGGAGCCTCTGGCACAGTTCCAACGTCGCCAACTGCGCCTCCTGCCACCAGTACCACGACGTCCGCGGCTCGTCCGATCCGGCGTCGCCGATCAACGACAAGAACATCCGGGCGACCTGCGGCCGTCCCGACTGCCACCCGAACGCGACCGCCGAGTTCGCGCGCCTGCCGGTCCACGCCGGCGCCGACGCGCGGGGCCGCGGCCTGCTGCGCTCGATCAAGATCTCCTACCTGCTGCTGATCTTCGGCACGCTCGGCGGGATGGCGCTGCACCAGCTCCTCGAGCTCTTCCGGCTGTTCCGCGCCCGCCGCCGCCCCATCGAGGCCGATCCGGGGGACGTCGCCCCGCCGCGGGCGCCGCCGCTCTCGCGCCTCGAGGTCAAGGGCGGCCGCTACGTCGTCCGCCGCTGGGACCCGAACATGGTCGTGCAGCATCTCCTGCTGACGATCACGTTCACGACGCTCGCCGCGACCGGATTCCTGCTCGAACTCCCCGCGGCGGCGGCGGGGAACCTCGGCGCGCAGGCGTTCGCCCTCCGCGCGAACCTCCACCGCATCGCGGCGGTGCTGCTCCTCGCCGTCGGGGCCTACCACCTGATCTGGCTGCGGTTCACCGCGCGCGGCCGACGGGAGTTCGTGGCGATGCTCCCGCTGCCGCTCGAGGAGTTCCGGCACCTCTGGCGGACGATCCGCTGGTTCGTCGGAATCGACGAGCGGCCGCCGGCCGGGCGGCGCTACAACTACCGCGAGAAGGCGGAGTACTGGGCGCTGGTCTGGGGCACGGCGGTGATGGGCGCGACGGGGATCATCCTCTGGACCGCCCCTCGCTGGCACTGGCTGGTCGTCGAAGTGGCGCGCGTCGTCCACCTCTACGAGGCGATGCTCGCCGTCGGGGCGATCCTGATCTGGCATATGCTCGGCGTGCAGTTCAGGCCGGGGATCCACGGGACCCATCCGACGTGGATCGACGGTACCATCACGCCGCACCTGATGAAGGAAGAGCACGCCGCGGAGTACCGGCAGATGGTCCTCTGGCACGGCGTGGACCCGGAACGCGACGTGCCGCCGTCGTGGGCCGAGGAGTTGCCCCGTCCGGCGGCGCCCCCCGCGGCGCCGGACGGAAAGAGCCCGGAGGAAGGCGCGTCCGGCGCGCCCGAGTCCGGCGGAAACGAGCCGCGCCGAGCCTG is part of the bacterium genome and encodes:
- a CDS encoding DUF349 domain-containing protein, translating into MTDDRDDNASTTPDAETTAQPAGQTQPAASAEERPREGAPEGPASAEPAAPLSTEAAAPLSAEPAAPTADAQRRRLGDELARLEAKIAGARAGLYVDRVRRLRDAARAAGVEEIADRLDAMERAVLDAQVVERAKKEDLCRRAEELQDSTTWKATAETLKGFREEWKSIGSAGMAPAETPDGAEVDLDEVLWGRFRGALNHFFDRRALDLERRALQRDDAKGKKEALCGRAEALLDSEDWRGAAEAFDALMEEWKAAGSAGREFDEALWKRFGAARAAIFERRAEHYKDLRREQEENRRRKEALVAEAEALVPSEDLAAACRRIRELQAEWKTIGAPPKAVRTELWDRFRAAGNAVFEKANEQGAGANLAAVEALVTEAESLVQSANVGAACRRIRELQAEWKTVGPAPRAVRTELWERFRAAGNAVFEKANAQRDERKESRKRALDEALERRRRQVAAIEESMARDRGHIERWEATLRGLRPGGREDEVRAGLEAKIADVGARLAANYARLEEIKASMADIEARISE
- a CDS encoding cytochrome c3 family protein; this encodes MTQATKVLTAVFLALATVPAAKALSDDTCLSCHSTKDAFADAGERAGRLVVPPDALKGSKHEGFACTQCHADLAKDDAPIPHPARLAPVDCGACHAEVAETLRKTSVHASGMKPREGAKSPCADCHGSHQIRGKDDAAAAINPKRLADTCGACHAAKDGKDVVGEWKRSIHGRAVLVYEIAEAPTCAACHKPHEIRRIADPENPLNRRNRMKVCASCHPSESAAVLRGAHGKGWAAGNADAPVCTDCHGAHDIDRPNERASRVYAGRVAATCGRCHGDPALAARNNLKADRVSTYQNSYHGKGSLWHSSNVANCASCHQYHDVRGSSDPASPINDKNIRATCGRPDCHPNATAEFARLPVHAGADARGRGLLRSIKISYLLLIFGTLGGMALHQLLELFRLFRARRRPIEADPGDVAPPRAPPLSRLEVKGGRYVVRRWDPNMVVQHLLLTITFTTLAATGFLLELPAAAAGNLGAQAFALRANLHRIAAVLLLAVGAYHLIWLRFTARGRREFVAMLPLPLEEFRHLWRTIRWFVGIDERPPAGRRYNYREKAEYWALVWGTAVMGATGIILWTAPRWHWLVVEVARVVHLYEAMLAVGAILIWHMLGVQFRPGIHGTHPTWIDGTITPHLMKEEHAAEYRQMVLWHGVDPERDVPPSWAEELPRPAAPPAAPDGKSPEEGASGAPESGGNEPRRA